The following coding sequences lie in one Lolium perenne isolate Kyuss_39 chromosome 2, Kyuss_2.0, whole genome shotgun sequence genomic window:
- the LOC127332671 gene encoding uncharacterized protein isoform X1, whose protein sequence is MEPNVPLDYALFQLSPRRSRCELVVSGSGRTEKIASGSVKPFFTHLRAAEEQAAAQPPQPAIRLQLDRRAAWFSKGTLERFVRFVSTPEVLEMANTFEAETSQLEGARKIYAAQGVSSGGDAEASAAADITKKELLRAIDVRLSALKQDLVTSCARASSAGFNHDSVSELLLFADHFGANRLSEACNRYMSLCQRRPDINPQHASQAASSHWKSFEDGNLRDSCSSDMSIDEPQADHGGSSNKSVSGASVPHIDRLSNSQQSVEVPPGSSTAQHSKSTLQQAVDKQENETEAPPAPAKELSRRLSVQDRISMFENKQKEQTPTSGNSNSAGTAKVVPVKGEHRRVPSVASMDKLVRRFSSVSDMSIDLSQNDTGGCNDRSENGTPAGTPTSASQEANSSKVRADKDASGAKHPVTSQSWPFQKDGDTPKDSTTTSACSSSTFNTTSPYSLSAAVAEVPKKLTKSCLEDDMAITSSTESESSFDKEQRVNQGQGDARISEHVASNVSGRTRLITSPRTAEEGLPKHYDTLTSPSSEEHARIVDKEITSVAHEVPVTSEQVGQKGNRGSRLRSKEIHAEAVVVGKNDRSSRTIGKVSSSVDPKSKATSNSRTNFRGSSGRDGGPSTEIEGHDASLRRKSLPRKVENVRRKAAVGPEILPPSDYSGRQGTNLSRQSSNAEQELSLLGGKIKPVNDGSAVTLEQTRVARPGKGNHDRHDELQMKANELEKLFAAHKLTTTRRGKSTDPQVDDTPRVSEPKPIKVLPEKIDRNQTVTDSMTNNFDANELLKMVDKEGYNINSTPDKLAMLSLEESRGKFYDQYMQKRDAKLKEDWKMQKEEKEAILKAMHDSLERSKAEMRTKFSRSADLPDSAYVSRAQKIPPLQSAIRNKDQGVDSFFVEDEMNSDYLSGDGSSRSADSRKHFSNKVAYTQKTSIAPVHNHKHSSRTIRSSYANRKNPPDNPLAQSVPNFSDFRNESTKQSAGHNRATARAQPKSFSRSKSKIEESKSIMNEHQSRGSQSMRKNLNGSELRDTSSVNKDIYNWAPSGTTSSTHKSGAPKSFLRKGNGAHPIVGITGFRAPMFANVNDDDDDFPDQQEDSPDEAKDEEYESIEETLRESDFPADSESETPKQSHDFGNSDDPGSENGDVSFPREAANTKFNAFAGNMHDLPGELPAPWSSRLPHLSPYANDTSDGDAFVDSPTGSPSPWNSHSLDQITDADVSRMRKKWGSAQMPFSASNASQQPRKDVTKGFKKLLKFGRKNRGADGLVNDWVSASTASECDDDMEDGRDLAIGSSDDFRKSRMGYLSSYDGFVENEVLTEQGILQEPSLRSSIPNPTANFRLREDQLTGSPIKGSRSFFSLPAFRSKGGDARLR, encoded by the exons ATGGAGCCCAACGTGCCGCTCGACTACGCGCTCTTCCAGCTCTCGCCCCGCCGCTCCAG GTGCGAGCTGGTGGTGTCGGGCAGTGGGCGGACGGAGAAGATCGCGTCCGGGTCGGTGAAGCCCTTCTTCACGCACCTGCGCGCGGCGGAGGAGCAGGCGGCGGCCCAGCCGCCCCAGCCCGCCATCCGTCTGCAGCTGGACCGCCGCGCCGCCTGGTTCAGCAAGGGCACCCTCGAGAG GTTCGTGCGCTTCGTCAGCACGCCGGAGGTGCTGGAGATGGCGAATACATTCGAGGCGGAAACGTCGCAGCTGGAAGGGGCTAGGAAGATTTACGCAGCACAG GGTGTTTCCTCGGGTGGAGATG CTGAAGCCTCGGCAGCAGCAGACATTACAAA GAAGGAGCTTCTTAGAGCGATTGATGTCCGTCTAAGTGCACTTAAACAAGACCTTGTCACGTCTTGTGCCCGGGCATCATCCGCAGGGTTTAACCATGACAGTGTCTCTGAGCTTCTCCTTTTTGCAGACCACTTCGGTGCCAACCGGTTGAG CGAAGCATGCAACAGATACATGTCACTTTGCCAGCGCCGTCCGGACATCAATCCTCAGCATGCATCACAAGCAGCTTCATCACACTGGAAGAGCTTCGAAGATGGGAATCTTCGTGACTCCTGCAGTTCAGACATGTCTATAGATGAGCCACAGGCTGATCACGGCGGATCCAGTAATAAATCTGTAAGTGGTGCCAGTGTTCCGCATATCGACAGATTAAGCAACAGCCAACAATCAGTAGAGGTTCCACCAGGATCCAGCACTGCACAACACTCTAAGTCAACCCTTCAGCAGGCAGTAgataaacaagaaaatgaaacagAAGCCCCTCCTGCTCCTGCTAAAGAGCTTTCAAGGCGTTTGAGTGTGCAAGATAGGATAAGCATGTTTGAGAATAAGCAAAAGGAGCAGACTCCAACTTCTGGTAACAGCAACTCAGCAGGTACTGCTAAGGTGGTTCCAGTGAAAGGTGAGCACCGCAGGGTGCCTTCTGTTGCATCCATGGACAAGTTGGTAAGGAGGTTCAGCAGTGTCAGTGACATGagcattgacctaagtcaaaatgATACTGGTGGCTGTAATGACAGAAGTGAAAATGGAACTCCTGCTGGGACACCAACATCTGCCAGTCAGGAAGCCAATTCATCGAAAGTAAGAGCTGATAAGGATGCTAGTGGGGCTAAGCATCCAGTAACATCTCAGTCTTGGCCATTTCAAAAGGATGGTGACACACCCAAGGATTCTACTACTACAAGTGCTTGCTCCTCCTCAACTTTTAATACTACATCTCCATACTCCTTATCGGCGGCTGTTGCCGAGGTTCCTAAAAAACTGACTaaatcttgtttggaagatgacaTGGCTATAACATCCAGCACTGAGAGTGAGTCATCCTTCGACAAGGAGCAGAGAGTTAATCAAGGGCAAGGCGACGCAAGGATATCAGAGCATGTTGCTTCAAATGTTTCTGGTCGAACCCGACTAATAACATCTCCAAGGACAGCTGAGGAAGGTTTGCCAAAACATTATGATACTTTAACTAGCCCATCGTCAGAGGAACATGCACGCATAGTAGATAAGGAAATCACTTCTGTTGCTCATGAGGTACCAGTTACAAGTGAACAGGTTGGACAGAAAGGTAACAGAGGTTCTCGCCTCCGTTCAAAAGAGATACACGCTGAAGCAGTTGTGGTCGGAAAGAATGATCGATCCTCTAGAACAATTGGGAAGGTGTCAAGTAGTGTTGATCCCAAATCAAAAGCCACGTCCAATTCCCGCACTAATTTTAGGGGTTCATCTGGTAGGGATGGAGGTCCCTCTACAGAAATTGAAGGTCATGATGCTAGCTTGCGGCGGAAAAGTCTACCACGGAAGGTAGAAAATGTACGGAGAAAGGCTGCAGTTGGGCCTGAAATACTTCCTCCATCAGATTATTCTGGTCGCCAGGGAACAAACTTGAGCAGACAATCATCTAATGCTGAGCAGGAGTTGAGTTTGCTAGGAGGTAAAATTAAACCAGTAAATGATGGAAGTGCTGTTACCTTGGAGCAGACCAGGGTGGCGAGACCAGGGAAGGGGAATCATGATCGGCATGATGAACTTCAAATGAAGGCCAATGAGCTGGAGAAACTATTTGCCGCACACAAGCTAACCACCACTAGGAGAGGAAAGTCTACAGATCCACAGGTTGATGACACACCTAGGGTAAGTGAGCCAAAGCCTATAAAGGTTCTTCCAGAGAAGATTGACAGGAACCAAACTGTGACGGATAGTATGACTAATAACTTTGATGCCAATGAGCTTCTGAAGATGGTGGATAAGGAAGGGTATAACATCAATAGCACACCAGATAAACTTGCCATGCTTAGCTTGGAAGAGTCAAGAGGGAAGTTTTATGATCAATATATGCAGAAGAGGGATGCAAAACTAAAGGAGGATTGGAAGATGCAGAAAGAAGAGAAGGAAGCAATACTAAAGGCAATGCATGACAGCCTAGAACGGAGCAAGGCTGAGATGCGGACCAAATTCTCTCGGTCTGCAGATCTCCCCGACTCTGCATATGTTTCTCGTGCCCAGAAGATTCCTCCGTTGCAATCAGCTATACGAAATAAGGATCAG GGTGTAGATTCTTTCTTTGTAGAAGATGAAATGAATAGTGACTACCTATCTGGCGATGGTTCTTCCAGGAGTGCTGATTCCAGGAAGCATTTTTCAAACAAAGTTGCTTACACACAAAAGACATCCATTGCCCCTGTCCATAACCATAAGCATTCGTCAAGGACTATAAGATCTAGTTATGCAAATCGCAAAAATCCACCAGACAATCCTCTTGCACAATCAGTTCCCAATTTCTCTGACTTCAGAAAcgaaagtacaaagcaatcagctGGTCATAATAGAGCTACTGCCAGGGCTCAGCCAAAAAGTTTTTCCCGTAGTAAGAGTAAAATTGAAGAGTCAAAGAGTATTATGAATGAACATCAATCAAGGGGGTCACAGTCTATGCGGAAAAACTTAAATGGTAGTGAATTAAGGGACACATCATCAGTGAACAAGGATATATACAACTGGGCTCCCTCGGGAACTACTAGTAGCACCCATAAATCTGGTGCACCAAAGTCTTTTCTTCGGAAAGGCAATGGGGCTCACCCTATTGTCGGTATAACCGGATTCCGTGCACCGATGTTTGCAAATgtcaatgatgatgatgacgattttCCAGATCAGCAAGAGGATTCCCCAGATGAAGCCAAAGATGAAGAATACGAAAGCATTGAAGAGACTCTTAGGGAAAGTGATTTTCCTGCTGATTCAGAGAGTGAGACCCCAAAACAAAGTCATGATTTTGGAAATTCAGATGACCCAGGATCAGAAAATGGCGATGTTTCTTTTCCAAGGGAAGCAGCCAATACCAAATTCAATGCGTTTGCAGGAAACATGCATGACTTACCTGGTGAATTACCAGCTCCCTGGAGCTCGCGCCTTCCACACCTATCGCCTTACGCAAATGATACCTCAGATGGTGATGCTTTTGTCGATTCACCAACTGGAAGTCCATCACCATGGAATTCTCATTCGCTAGATCAAATAACAGATGCTGATGTTTCCCGGATGAGAAAAAAGTGGGGCAGTGCTCAGATGCCTTTTAGTGCTTCCAATGCATCTCAACAGCCACGCAAAGATGTTACAAAAGGGTTTAAGAAACTATTGAAATTTGGGAGGAAGAATAGGGGTGCTGATGGTTTAGTAAACGATTGGGTTTCTGCTTCAACTGCCT
- the LOC127332671 gene encoding uncharacterized protein isoform X3, which yields MEPNVPLDYALFQLSPRRSRCELVVSGSGRTEKIASGSVKPFFTHLRAAEEQAAAQPPQPAIRLQLDRRAAWFSKGTLERFVRFVSTPEVLEMANTFEAETSQLEGARKIYAAQGVSSGGDAEASAAADITKKELLRAIDVRLSALKQDLVTSCARASSAGFNHDSVSELLLFADHFGANRLSEACNRYMSLCQRRPDINPQHASQAASSHWKSFEDGNLRDSCSSDMSIDEPQADHGGSSNKSVSGASVPHIDRLSNSQQSVEVPPGSSTAQHSKSTLQQAVDKQENETEAPPAPAKELSRRLSVQDRISMFENKQKEQTPTSGNSNSAGTAKVVPVKGEHRRVPSVASMDKLVRRFSSVSDMSIDLSQNDTGGCNDRSENGTPAGTPTSASQEANSSKVRADKDASGAKHPVTSQSWPFQKDGDTPKDSTTTSACSSSTFNTTSPYSLSAAVAEVPKKLTKSCLEDDMAITSSTESESSFDKEQRVNQGQGDARISEHVASNVSGRTRLITSPRTAEEGLPKHYDTLTSPSSEEHARIVDKEITSVAHEVPVTSEQVGQKGNRGSRLRSKEIHAEAVVVGKNDRSSRTIGKVSSSVDPKSKATSNSRTNFRGSSGRDGGPSTEIEGHDASLRRKSLPRKVENVRRKAAVGPEILPPSDYSGRQGTNLSRQSSNAEQELSLLGGKIKPVNDGSAVTLEQTRVARPGKGNHDRHDELQMKANELEKLFAAHKLTTTRRGKSTDPQVDDTPRVSEPKPIKVLPEKIDRNQTVTDSMTNNFDANELLKMVDKEGYNINSTPDKLAMLSLEESRGKFYDQYMQKRDAKLKEDWKMQKEEKEAILKAMHDSLERSKAEMRTKFSRSADLPDSAYVSRAQKIPPLQSAIRNKDQGVDSFFVEDEMNSDYLSGDGSSRSADSRKHFSNKVAYTQKTSIAPVHNHKHSSRTIRSSYANRKNPPDNPLAQSVPNFSDFRNESTKQSAGHNRATARAQPKSFSRSKSKIEESKSIMNEHQSRGSQSMRKNLNGSELRDTSSVNKDIYNWAPSGTTSSTHKSGAPKSFLRKGNGAHPIVGITGFRAPMFANVNDDDDDFPDQQEDSPDEAKDEEYESIEETLRESDFPADSESETPKQSHDFGNSDDPGSENGDVSFPREAANTKFNAFAGNMHDLPGELPAPWSSRLPHLSPYANDTSDGDAFVDSPTGSPSPWNSHSLDQITDADVSRMRKKWGSAQMPFSASNASQQPRKDVTKGFKKLLKFGRKNRGADGLVNDWVSASTASECDDDMEDGRDLAIGSSDDFRKSRMGYLSSYDGFVENEVLTEQGILQEPSLRSSIPNPTANFRLREDQLTGSRSFFSLPAFRSKGGDARLR from the exons ATGGAGCCCAACGTGCCGCTCGACTACGCGCTCTTCCAGCTCTCGCCCCGCCGCTCCAG GTGCGAGCTGGTGGTGTCGGGCAGTGGGCGGACGGAGAAGATCGCGTCCGGGTCGGTGAAGCCCTTCTTCACGCACCTGCGCGCGGCGGAGGAGCAGGCGGCGGCCCAGCCGCCCCAGCCCGCCATCCGTCTGCAGCTGGACCGCCGCGCCGCCTGGTTCAGCAAGGGCACCCTCGAGAG GTTCGTGCGCTTCGTCAGCACGCCGGAGGTGCTGGAGATGGCGAATACATTCGAGGCGGAAACGTCGCAGCTGGAAGGGGCTAGGAAGATTTACGCAGCACAG GGTGTTTCCTCGGGTGGAGATG CTGAAGCCTCGGCAGCAGCAGACATTACAAA GAAGGAGCTTCTTAGAGCGATTGATGTCCGTCTAAGTGCACTTAAACAAGACCTTGTCACGTCTTGTGCCCGGGCATCATCCGCAGGGTTTAACCATGACAGTGTCTCTGAGCTTCTCCTTTTTGCAGACCACTTCGGTGCCAACCGGTTGAG CGAAGCATGCAACAGATACATGTCACTTTGCCAGCGCCGTCCGGACATCAATCCTCAGCATGCATCACAAGCAGCTTCATCACACTGGAAGAGCTTCGAAGATGGGAATCTTCGTGACTCCTGCAGTTCAGACATGTCTATAGATGAGCCACAGGCTGATCACGGCGGATCCAGTAATAAATCTGTAAGTGGTGCCAGTGTTCCGCATATCGACAGATTAAGCAACAGCCAACAATCAGTAGAGGTTCCACCAGGATCCAGCACTGCACAACACTCTAAGTCAACCCTTCAGCAGGCAGTAgataaacaagaaaatgaaacagAAGCCCCTCCTGCTCCTGCTAAAGAGCTTTCAAGGCGTTTGAGTGTGCAAGATAGGATAAGCATGTTTGAGAATAAGCAAAAGGAGCAGACTCCAACTTCTGGTAACAGCAACTCAGCAGGTACTGCTAAGGTGGTTCCAGTGAAAGGTGAGCACCGCAGGGTGCCTTCTGTTGCATCCATGGACAAGTTGGTAAGGAGGTTCAGCAGTGTCAGTGACATGagcattgacctaagtcaaaatgATACTGGTGGCTGTAATGACAGAAGTGAAAATGGAACTCCTGCTGGGACACCAACATCTGCCAGTCAGGAAGCCAATTCATCGAAAGTAAGAGCTGATAAGGATGCTAGTGGGGCTAAGCATCCAGTAACATCTCAGTCTTGGCCATTTCAAAAGGATGGTGACACACCCAAGGATTCTACTACTACAAGTGCTTGCTCCTCCTCAACTTTTAATACTACATCTCCATACTCCTTATCGGCGGCTGTTGCCGAGGTTCCTAAAAAACTGACTaaatcttgtttggaagatgacaTGGCTATAACATCCAGCACTGAGAGTGAGTCATCCTTCGACAAGGAGCAGAGAGTTAATCAAGGGCAAGGCGACGCAAGGATATCAGAGCATGTTGCTTCAAATGTTTCTGGTCGAACCCGACTAATAACATCTCCAAGGACAGCTGAGGAAGGTTTGCCAAAACATTATGATACTTTAACTAGCCCATCGTCAGAGGAACATGCACGCATAGTAGATAAGGAAATCACTTCTGTTGCTCATGAGGTACCAGTTACAAGTGAACAGGTTGGACAGAAAGGTAACAGAGGTTCTCGCCTCCGTTCAAAAGAGATACACGCTGAAGCAGTTGTGGTCGGAAAGAATGATCGATCCTCTAGAACAATTGGGAAGGTGTCAAGTAGTGTTGATCCCAAATCAAAAGCCACGTCCAATTCCCGCACTAATTTTAGGGGTTCATCTGGTAGGGATGGAGGTCCCTCTACAGAAATTGAAGGTCATGATGCTAGCTTGCGGCGGAAAAGTCTACCACGGAAGGTAGAAAATGTACGGAGAAAGGCTGCAGTTGGGCCTGAAATACTTCCTCCATCAGATTATTCTGGTCGCCAGGGAACAAACTTGAGCAGACAATCATCTAATGCTGAGCAGGAGTTGAGTTTGCTAGGAGGTAAAATTAAACCAGTAAATGATGGAAGTGCTGTTACCTTGGAGCAGACCAGGGTGGCGAGACCAGGGAAGGGGAATCATGATCGGCATGATGAACTTCAAATGAAGGCCAATGAGCTGGAGAAACTATTTGCCGCACACAAGCTAACCACCACTAGGAGAGGAAAGTCTACAGATCCACAGGTTGATGACACACCTAGGGTAAGTGAGCCAAAGCCTATAAAGGTTCTTCCAGAGAAGATTGACAGGAACCAAACTGTGACGGATAGTATGACTAATAACTTTGATGCCAATGAGCTTCTGAAGATGGTGGATAAGGAAGGGTATAACATCAATAGCACACCAGATAAACTTGCCATGCTTAGCTTGGAAGAGTCAAGAGGGAAGTTTTATGATCAATATATGCAGAAGAGGGATGCAAAACTAAAGGAGGATTGGAAGATGCAGAAAGAAGAGAAGGAAGCAATACTAAAGGCAATGCATGACAGCCTAGAACGGAGCAAGGCTGAGATGCGGACCAAATTCTCTCGGTCTGCAGATCTCCCCGACTCTGCATATGTTTCTCGTGCCCAGAAGATTCCTCCGTTGCAATCAGCTATACGAAATAAGGATCAG GGTGTAGATTCTTTCTTTGTAGAAGATGAAATGAATAGTGACTACCTATCTGGCGATGGTTCTTCCAGGAGTGCTGATTCCAGGAAGCATTTTTCAAACAAAGTTGCTTACACACAAAAGACATCCATTGCCCCTGTCCATAACCATAAGCATTCGTCAAGGACTATAAGATCTAGTTATGCAAATCGCAAAAATCCACCAGACAATCCTCTTGCACAATCAGTTCCCAATTTCTCTGACTTCAGAAAcgaaagtacaaagcaatcagctGGTCATAATAGAGCTACTGCCAGGGCTCAGCCAAAAAGTTTTTCCCGTAGTAAGAGTAAAATTGAAGAGTCAAAGAGTATTATGAATGAACATCAATCAAGGGGGTCACAGTCTATGCGGAAAAACTTAAATGGTAGTGAATTAAGGGACACATCATCAGTGAACAAGGATATATACAACTGGGCTCCCTCGGGAACTACTAGTAGCACCCATAAATCTGGTGCACCAAAGTCTTTTCTTCGGAAAGGCAATGGGGCTCACCCTATTGTCGGTATAACCGGATTCCGTGCACCGATGTTTGCAAATgtcaatgatgatgatgacgattttCCAGATCAGCAAGAGGATTCCCCAGATGAAGCCAAAGATGAAGAATACGAAAGCATTGAAGAGACTCTTAGGGAAAGTGATTTTCCTGCTGATTCAGAGAGTGAGACCCCAAAACAAAGTCATGATTTTGGAAATTCAGATGACCCAGGATCAGAAAATGGCGATGTTTCTTTTCCAAGGGAAGCAGCCAATACCAAATTCAATGCGTTTGCAGGAAACATGCATGACTTACCTGGTGAATTACCAGCTCCCTGGAGCTCGCGCCTTCCACACCTATCGCCTTACGCAAATGATACCTCAGATGGTGATGCTTTTGTCGATTCACCAACTGGAAGTCCATCACCATGGAATTCTCATTCGCTAGATCAAATAACAGATGCTGATGTTTCCCGGATGAGAAAAAAGTGGGGCAGTGCTCAGATGCCTTTTAGTGCTTCCAATGCATCTCAACAGCCACGCAAAGATGTTACAAAAGGGTTTAAGAAACTATTGAAATTTGGGAGGAAGAATAGGGGTGCTGATGGTTTAGTAAACGATTGGGTTTCTGCTTCAACTGCCT